Proteins encoded within one genomic window of Jiangella mangrovi:
- a CDS encoding multidrug effflux MFS transporter: MPARTRAVPDADGDTGLSRSRMIRRVLVLGALTALGPLTIDLYLPAFPDIAGDLGATEAQVQLTLTGTLLGFAVGQLILGPWSDAVGRRRPLIAATLLHVVASLLCAVAPTIEVLGVFRVLQGMAAAAGAVVSMAVVRDLYTGLPAVQLLSRLMLVTGVAPVLAPTLGGQVLQFTDWRGVFWVLAALGLGLVGVVVFGLKETLPEDRRRSGGVADTVRTYGSILRERSFVGLMLTGGLMMAALFGYIAGSSFVFQDVFGLSEQGYGILFGLNSLGLIIATQLNARLVRRVRPQWIVAGALVVASSAAALMLVFAATGALGIYGIAVPLFVILTSVGFTMPNIPVLALAGHSRSAGTAAALLGAMNFVVGAVSAPLVGAFGTGSAVPMAGVMLGMSVLAVAAMFLIARPRHITGLEPDPPITGETPPLVPEPHVAHDAEIAAAGRRRRLGRLSPGRAHRPATAHDTVRDRPARQRPRWQRSGR; encoded by the coding sequence TTGCCTGCGCGCACTCGCGCCGTGCCGGACGCCGACGGCGACACCGGCCTGTCCCGCAGCAGGATGATCCGCCGGGTCCTCGTGCTCGGCGCGCTCACCGCACTCGGCCCGCTGACCATCGACCTCTACCTGCCCGCGTTCCCGGACATCGCCGGCGACCTCGGCGCCACCGAGGCGCAGGTCCAGCTGACGCTCACCGGCACGCTGCTCGGCTTCGCCGTCGGCCAGCTCATCCTCGGCCCCTGGTCCGACGCCGTGGGCCGGCGGCGTCCGCTCATCGCCGCCACCCTGCTGCACGTCGTGGCGTCGCTGCTGTGCGCCGTCGCACCCACCATCGAGGTGCTCGGCGTCTTCCGCGTCCTGCAGGGCATGGCCGCGGCGGCCGGCGCCGTCGTCTCGATGGCCGTGGTCCGCGACCTCTACACCGGCCTCCCCGCGGTCCAGCTCCTCTCGAGGCTCATGCTGGTCACCGGCGTCGCGCCGGTGCTCGCGCCGACGCTGGGCGGCCAGGTGCTGCAATTCACCGACTGGCGCGGCGTCTTCTGGGTCCTCGCCGCCCTGGGCCTCGGGCTGGTCGGCGTCGTCGTGTTCGGGCTCAAGGAGACGCTGCCCGAGGACCGCCGCCGCTCCGGTGGCGTCGCCGACACCGTCCGCACCTACGGCTCGATCCTGCGCGAGCGCAGCTTCGTCGGCCTCATGCTCACCGGCGGACTGATGATGGCGGCGCTGTTCGGCTACATCGCCGGCTCGTCGTTCGTGTTCCAGGACGTCTTCGGGCTCTCCGAGCAGGGCTACGGCATCCTGTTCGGTCTCAACTCGCTCGGCCTGATCATCGCCACGCAGTTGAACGCGCGGCTGGTCCGGCGGGTCCGGCCGCAGTGGATCGTGGCCGGAGCGCTGGTCGTCGCGTCGTCGGCGGCCGCGCTCATGCTGGTGTTCGCGGCCACCGGGGCGCTGGGCATCTACGGCATCGCCGTCCCGCTGTTCGTCATCCTGACCTCGGTCGGCTTCACCATGCCGAACATCCCGGTGCTCGCACTGGCCGGGCACAGCCGGTCCGCCGGCACCGCGGCGGCGCTGCTCGGCGCCATGAACTTCGTGGTCGGCGCGGTCAGCGCACCTCTGGTCGGCGCGTTCGGCACCGGGTCGGCCGTGCCGATGGCGGGGGTCATGCTGGGCATGTCCGTGCTCGCCGTCGCCGCGATGTTCCTCATCGCCCGGCCCCGGCACATCACCGGCCTCGAGCCCGACCCGCCCATCACCGGCGAGACACCGCCCCTGGTGCCGGAGCCGCACGTGGCGCACGACGCCGAGATCGCCGCGGCCGGGCGCCGGCGGCGGCTGGGCCGGCTCTCGCCCGGCCGGGCGCACCGCCCGGCCACCGCGCACGACACCGTCCGCGACCGCCCGGCGCGGCAGCGGCCCCGGTGGCAGCGCTCGGGGCGCTGA